In a single window of the Dreissena polymorpha isolate Duluth1 chromosome 3, UMN_Dpol_1.0, whole genome shotgun sequence genome:
- the LOC127872775 gene encoding uncharacterized protein LOC127872775 produces MQRSGPDCCVAAQATGSTQATELVQGAGSDRSVVMEAQATVSSPEMDLIQRPETVNCVAKGAQVMALAQVAESVPEPGSLGNERELGDDFEIVPVVQEWISVRNAELTAFDSHFHLDRSCKTTKVGSIEALVGHTVWPMPEVPVRVNGGVAVFCDPPNYPREYPSVTGFGSAVGVHPKAPLRDVKGVVGQVERELRKDGVVALGEIGLDRTVSEREWGRQEEMFVGLLELACPRLADRLLVETDSPYLRV; encoded by the coding sequence ATGCAGAGATCCGGACCAGATTGTTGTGTGGCGGCCCAGGCTACTGGGTCGACTCAGGCAACTGAGTTGGTGCAGGGAGCCGGATCAGATCGGAGTGTGGTCATGGAGGCTCAGGCGACTGTGTCGAGTCCAGAGATGGATTTGATTCAGAGACCCGAGACAGTCAATTGTGTAGCAAAAGGGGCCCAGGTGATGGCGTTGGCTCAAGTGGCAGAGTCGGTTCCAGAGCCCGGGTCTCTAGGGAATGAGCGTGAATTGGGTGATGACTTTGAAATTGTACCTGTGGTTCAAGAGTGGATTTCGGTTAGGAATGCTGAACTCACCGCGTTCGACAGCCACTTTCACTTGGACCGCAGTTGTAAGACGACCAAGGTTGGTTCTATTGAGGCGTTGGTGGGGCATACCGTGTGGCCAATGCCTGAGGTACCAGTGCGTGTAAATGGGGGAGTTGCAGTTTTCTGCGATCCACCCAACTACCCAAGGGAATATCCCAGTGTCACTGGTTTCGGGTCGGCTGTCGGGGTACATCCTAAGGCGCCTCTAAGGGACGTTAAAGGGGTGGTAGGACAGGTGGAGAGAGAGTTGAGGAAGGATGGGGTGGTAGCGCTTGGAGAGATCGGTTTAGACAGAACCGTGTCTGAAAGAGAGTGGGGTAGGCAGGAGGAGATGTTTGTAGGGCTGTTGGAGCTGGCTTGCCCTAGGCTAGCCGACCGACTCCTAGTTGAGACCGATTCTCCTTACTTGCGAGTCTGA